Proteins from one Puntigrus tetrazona isolate hp1 chromosome 10, ASM1883169v1, whole genome shotgun sequence genomic window:
- the ppp2cb gene encoding serine/threonine-protein phosphatase 2A catalytic subunit beta isoform, with the protein MDDKAFTKELDQWVEQLNECKQLTENQVRTLCEKAKEILTKESNVQEVRCPVTVCGDVHGQFHDLMELFRIGGKSPDTNYLFMGDYVDRGYYSVETVSLLVALKVRYPERITILRGNHESRQITQVYGFYDECLRKYGNANVWKYFTDLFDYLPLTALVDGQIFCLHGGLSPSIDTLDHIRALDRLQEVPHEGPMCDLLWSDPDDRGGWGISPRGAGYTFGQDISETFNHANGLTLVSRAHQLVMEGYNWCHDRNVVTIFSAPNYCYRCGNQAAIMELDDTLKYSFLQFDPAPRRGEPHVTRRTPDYFL; encoded by the exons ATGGATGATAAAGCGTTCACCAAAGAATTAGACCAATGGGTCGAACAGCTAAACGAGTGCAAACAGCTTACCGAGAACCAAGTGAGAACACTCTGCGAGAAG GCTAAAGAGATTCTCACTAAAGAGTCCAATGTGCAGGAGGTGCGGTGCCCTGTCACAGTGTGTGGAGATGTGCATGGCCAGTTTCATGATCTAATGGAGCTCTTCAGAATTGGAGGAAAGTCACCTGACACTAACTACCTGTTTATGGGCGACTATGTAGACAGAGGATATTACTCGGTGGAAACAGTCTCACTTCTTGTTGCACTAAAG GTTCGCTACCCAGAACGCATCACGATATTGCGGGGAAACCACGAGAGCAGACAGATCACACAAGTTTACGGCTTCTATGACGAGTGCTTGAGGAAATATGGCAATGCAAACGTCTGGAAATATTTCACAGACCTGTTTGACTACCTACCCCTCACAGCTCTGGTGGATGGGCAG ATCTTCTGTCTGCACGGTGGCCTCTCTCCATCCATAGACACACTGGATCATATTCGTGCACTGGATCGTCTGCAGGAGGTGCCACATGAG GGACCCATGTGTGATCTGCTGTGGTCAGATCCTGATGATCGTGGTGGTTGGGGAATCTCTCCACGTGGAGCCGGTTACACGTTTGGACAGGACATTTCTGAGACCTTCAACCACGCTAACGGACTCACGCTGGTGTCTCGTGCGCATCAGCTGGTCATGGAG ggatacAACTGGTGTCATGATAGGAATGTTGTCACTATCTTCAGTGCCCCAAACTACTGCTATCGCTGTGGAAATCAGGCAGCCATTATGGAACTGGACGATACTCTTAAATATTCGTT CCTTCAGTTTGATCCAGCTCCTCGACGTGGAGAGCCTCATGTCACCCGCCGCACCCCTGACTACTTCCTATAA
- the ubxn8 gene encoding UBX domain-containing protein 8: protein MSNRCLVFCVLLAGFCLISWKHSLIGVNDALKLAGRGFIFLGICTWLTCVLQRLKYFFFPVHQELPDSPLHESNRQREEQVRRVQQHQHNDKISDYAESVIKPRQASLLQQRMEKYYRIKGETWKLSQGFPVGEEDQMCGDADVDENPNQGARRRRKPLQTVTQDPDQQEVPKQKEVKKVIVLPDEPSADTEGVVKLALRCPSGRTIYRRFLKTQSSLLLLHWMMKAGYRPSLYTLCTSYPRTELITAADLSLEEAGILTNIVLNVEEKELYIT from the exons ATGTCTAACAGATGTCTTGTGTTCTGTGTTTTACTAGCAGGATTTTGCTTAATTTCATGGAAACACTCGTTGATTG GTGTTAACGATGCGCTGAAGTTGGCAGGACGTGGGTTCATATTCCTGGGCATTTGCACATGGCTGACTTGCGTGTTGCAGAGgctgaaatatttcttctttcCAGTGCATCAAGAGCTCCCAGACA GCCCCCTGCATGAATctaacagacagagagaagagcAAGTTAGAAGAGTTCAACAACATCAACACAATGACAAG ATATCTGACTATGCCGAAAGTGTGATAAAGCCGAGGCAGGCCTCGTTACTACAGCAAAGAATGGAAAAATACTATCGAATCAAAGGAGAGACTTGGAAACTGAGCCAGGGTTTTCCTGTTGGG GAAGAGGACCAGATGTGTGGTGATGCTGATGTAGATGAGAATCCTAATCAGGGAGCCAGAAGGAGACGCAAGCCTCTTCAGACTGTTACCCAAGATCCTGACCAACAGGAAGTGCCCAAGCAGAAGGag GTCAAAAAGGTCATAGTTTTGCCTGATGAGCCATCAGCAGATACTGAGGGG GTTGTAAAACTAGCTCTAAGATGTCCAAGTGGAAGAACGATCTACAGGAGATTCCTTAAAACCCAGAGTTCTCTG cTGCTTCTTCACTGGATGATGAAGGCAGGATACCGTCCTTCTCTCTACACACTGTGTACATCCTACCCCAGGACAGAGCTGATCACCGCTGCAGACCTGAGCCTGGAGGAGGCTGGCATTCTCACCAACATAGTGCTTAATGTGGAGGAAAAAGAGCTGTACATTACCTAA
- the hint1 gene encoding histidine triad nucleotide-binding protein 1, with the protein MADEVSRAQSAQSGGDTIFGKIIRKEIPANIIYEDDQCIAFHDVAPQAPTHFLVVPRKPIPQISKAEDADKELLGHLMIVAKKCAEQVGLPRGYRLVLNEGPDGGQSVYHVHIHVLGGRQLGWPPG; encoded by the exons ATGGCGGATGAGGTGTCACGAGCTCAGAGCGCGCAGTCGGGAGGAGACACGATTTTCGGCAAAATCATCCGCAAAGAGATTCCTGCCAACATCATCTACGAAGATGATCAG tgTATTGCCTTCCATGATGTGGCCCCTCAGGCTCCCACTCACTTCTTGGTGGTCCCCAGAAAGCCCATTCCTCAAATCTCTAAAGCAGAGGACGCTGATAAAGAG CTCCTTGGACACCTGATGATTGTTGCTAAGAAGTGTGCCGAGCAGGTAGGCTTGCCCCGAGGGTATCGACTGGTGCTCAATGAGGGTCCTGACGGGGGTCAGTCTGTTTACCACGTTCACATCCACGTGCTGGGGGGTCGTCAGCTGGGATGGCCTCCTGGCTAA